In a single window of the Thermococcus sp. EP1 genome:
- the glp gene encoding gephyrin-like molybdotransferase Glp, with amino-acid sequence MAFLKVVSLEKALEIINSFPLKPTIEEIEIEEAHGRILAEDIISPIDVPPFDRASVDGYALKSQDTWNASESNPVVLKVIGEVHAGEEPKVEVGDGETVYISTGAVLPKGADAVIEFEVVEREEDKVIIYKPVYPQAGVMKAGTDISKGKPLLKKGTKLGFKETALFSAIGFERVKVFSKPKVAIISTGNEIILPGDELRPGKIYDINGRAVSDAVKELGGEPHFIGIAEDNRESLKEKIIEALKYDIIILSGGASGGIRDLTASIIEELGEVKIHGIAIQPGKPTIIGLIDGKPIFGLPGYPTSCLTNFTLLVAPLIRKLLGMDFKIEYAKKKLAHKVFSVKGRRQFLPVRINDDVAHPILKGSGAVTSFIEADGFVEVPENVEILEEGEEVRVVLFKF; translated from the coding sequence ATGGCATTTTTAAAAGTGGTATCCCTCGAAAAAGCTCTAGAGATCATAAACTCATTCCCATTAAAACCAACAATCGAAGAGATAGAAATTGAAGAAGCTCATGGAAGGATTCTAGCGGAGGACATTATTTCCCCAATAGACGTCCCACCCTTTGACAGAGCAAGCGTTGATGGCTATGCTTTAAAAAGTCAAGATACCTGGAATGCAAGCGAAAGCAACCCAGTAGTATTAAAGGTTATTGGAGAGGTTCATGCAGGAGAGGAGCCTAAAGTTGAGGTAGGCGATGGGGAAACAGTTTACATTTCCACAGGAGCGGTACTCCCCAAGGGGGCAGACGCAGTTATTGAATTTGAAGTAGTCGAAAGAGAAGAGGATAAAGTTATTATCTACAAGCCCGTTTATCCCCAAGCAGGCGTCATGAAAGCAGGAACTGATATCTCAAAAGGCAAGCCTCTTCTAAAAAAAGGTACAAAACTTGGATTTAAAGAAACGGCCTTGTTTTCCGCAATTGGTTTTGAAAGAGTAAAAGTATTCTCAAAACCAAAAGTCGCAATAATAAGTACTGGGAACGAGATTATTTTACCTGGAGACGAACTAAGACCAGGAAAGATATATGATATAAATGGACGAGCAGTTAGTGATGCAGTTAAAGAACTTGGAGGAGAACCTCACTTTATAGGAATAGCAGAAGATAATCGGGAGAGTCTAAAAGAGAAAATAATAGAAGCTCTCAAATATGACATCATAATTCTTAGCGGCGGTGCTAGTGGCGGTATAAGAGACCTTACAGCTTCAATAATTGAAGAACTGGGAGAGGTAAAAATCCACGGAATAGCAATCCAACCAGGGAAACCAACGATAATAGGCCTTATAGATGGAAAGCCTATTTTTGGTCTACCAGGTTATCCCACCAGCTGTCTGACAAACTTCACCCTTCTAGTTGCTCCACTAATTAGAAAACTCCTTGGAATGGACTTCAAAATAGAGTACGCCAAGAAAAAGCTTGCTCATAAGGTATTCTCTGTTAAAGGGAGGAGACAGTTCTTACCAGTAAGAATCAATGACGACGTAGCACACCCAATTCTAAAAGGAAGTGGAGCAGTGACGAGTTTTATAGAAGCCGATGGGTTTGTAGAAGTTCCAGAGAATGTTGAAATACTGGAAGAGGGGGAAGAAGTTAGAGTAGTTTTATTCAAATTTTAA
- the serS gene encoding serine--tRNA ligase produces MLDIKLIRENPDIVKGDLIKRGELEKLQWIDEILELDKKWRENLKEINALRRERNRLAIEIGKRKKAGEGIEDLLTRSNEIAKRIEEIEKENNKIKEKIDYYLWRLPNITHESVPIGKDDTENVPIRFWGKAKVWEGHLETFLEQSQRKMEYEVIKWKPQLHADLLPKLGGADLERAAKVSGSRFFYLLNELVILDLALIRFALDKLIEKGFIPVIPPYMVRRYVEEGVTSFGDFEDVIYKVEGEDLYLIPTSEHALAGMHANEILDGNDLPILYAGVSPCFRKEAGTAGKDTKGIFRVHQFHKVEQFVYVRPEESWEWHEKLIQNAEEIFQALEIPYRIVNICTGDLGYVAAKKYDIEAWMSAQGKFREVVSCSNCTDWQARRLNIRFRDKPNEKPRFVHTLNSTAIATSRAIVAIIENFQEEDGTVKIPKALWPYTGFKEILPLDKKDKCCQG; encoded by the coding sequence ATGCTTGATATAAAGCTCATCAGAGAAAATCCTGACATTGTAAAAGGCGATCTTATAAAGCGTGGGGAGCTTGAGAAACTCCAATGGATTGACGAGATCCTTGAGCTCGATAAGAAATGGAGAGAAAACCTAAAAGAGATCAATGCACTTAGAAGAGAACGAAATAGGCTTGCTATTGAGATAGGTAAGAGAAAAAAAGCTGGTGAAGGAATTGAAGATCTGTTAACAAGAAGCAACGAAATAGCAAAGCGGATAGAGGAAATTGAAAAGGAAAATAATAAGATTAAAGAAAAGATCGATTACTATCTCTGGCGTCTCCCAAATATAACCCATGAGAGCGTTCCTATTGGAAAAGATGACACTGAAAACGTCCCAATCAGATTTTGGGGAAAGGCCAAAGTCTGGGAAGGGCATTTAGAGACCTTTCTAGAACAAAGCCAAAGAAAAATGGAGTACGAGGTTATCAAATGGAAACCCCAGCTTCATGCTGATTTACTCCCAAAACTTGGTGGGGCCGATCTTGAGAGAGCTGCAAAGGTTAGTGGTTCAAGATTCTTCTATCTTCTCAATGAGTTAGTAATCTTGGATCTAGCACTAATAAGATTTGCATTAGATAAGCTCATAGAAAAAGGCTTTATTCCAGTAATACCTCCATATATGGTAAGAAGATATGTCGAAGAAGGCGTCACCAGTTTTGGAGACTTTGAAGATGTTATATACAAGGTTGAAGGTGAAGACCTCTACCTAATTCCTACATCAGAGCATGCTCTAGCAGGAATGCACGCAAATGAAATCCTCGACGGAAATGATTTACCCATCCTTTATGCAGGAGTAAGCCCATGCTTCAGAAAAGAGGCTGGAACTGCCGGAAAAGACACAAAGGGCATCTTCAGAGTTCATCAGTTCCATAAGGTAGAACAATTTGTTTATGTGAGGCCAGAAGAAAGCTGGGAATGGCATGAGAAACTCATACAAAATGCTGAAGAAATATTCCAGGCCTTAGAAATTCCATACAGAATCGTGAACATCTGTACCGGCGATTTGGGGTATGTAGCAGCGAAGAAATACGATATTGAAGCGTGGATGAGTGCCCAAGGCAAATTCAGAGAAGTAGTAAGTTGCTCAAATTGTACTGATTGGCAAGCAAGAAGACTAAACATCAGATTCAGAGATAAACCAAACGAAAAGCCCCGCTTTGTTCATACACTAAATTCAACCGCAATAGCAACTTCAAGAGCAATAGTGGCAATAATAGAGAACTTCCAGGAAGAAGATGGAACTGTAAAAATCCCCAAGGCATTATGGCCCTATACAGGATTCAAAGAAATTTTGCCCCTTGATAAAAAAGATAAATGCTGTCAGGGTTAA